A window of the Glaciimonas sp. CA11.2 genome harbors these coding sequences:
- a CDS encoding LysR family transcriptional regulator codes for MDRLQSMRVFSKVVEQGSFVGAAKVMELSNAVVTRHVADLENHLGTRLLNRSTRRMSLTETGQAYLERVRSILAEIDEADAVASAVSKRPAGTLNIYSQISFGQLQLTRLLPKYSMQYPDVALDVTMSDRTVDLVEEGFDVGIFTVFQKFDVSMVARQLGIAEVLLCASPDYLRKHGSPQLPEDLQHHACLNFSLEHLRHHWSFHSPDGVSTVPITSKVMSNNADLLRHCALAGMGIAMRSSYSLGDDLRTGSLVRVLADHPISKVSVQLVYPSRRLLSAKVRSFVDFMMAEFPYPDRDPWLAG; via the coding sequence ATGGATCGCCTACAGTCAATGCGGGTATTTTCAAAAGTGGTGGAGCAGGGTAGTTTTGTTGGCGCGGCCAAAGTTATGGAGCTGTCCAATGCGGTCGTTACCCGTCACGTTGCTGATTTGGAAAACCATCTCGGCACGCGTTTATTGAATCGATCAACACGTCGAATGTCATTGACCGAAACCGGGCAAGCTTATTTGGAGCGCGTACGCAGCATACTTGCCGAGATAGACGAAGCTGATGCGGTTGCTTCAGCAGTATCCAAAAGGCCTGCAGGAACCTTAAATATCTATTCTCAAATTAGCTTTGGGCAATTGCAATTAACCCGCTTATTACCCAAATATTCTATGCAATACCCAGATGTCGCGCTTGACGTCACAATGTCGGATCGTACGGTCGATTTGGTCGAAGAAGGTTTCGATGTTGGTATTTTTACGGTATTTCAGAAGTTCGACGTCAGCATGGTAGCCCGCCAATTGGGGATTGCCGAAGTATTGTTATGTGCTTCGCCCGATTATCTGCGCAAACACGGTAGTCCTCAACTACCCGAAGATCTTCAGCACCATGCGTGCCTCAATTTCTCTTTAGAGCATCTCCGCCATCATTGGAGTTTCCACTCGCCAGATGGGGTCTCGACTGTACCGATTACGAGCAAGGTGATGTCGAATAATGCTGACTTGTTGCGTCATTGCGCTCTTGCCGGAATGGGAATTGCGATGCGCAGTTCGTATTCGCTCGGCGATGATCTGCGAACAGGGAGTCTGGTACGGGTCCTGGCGGATCATCCCATCAGCAAGGTTTCGGTGCAATTGGTGTATCCGAGTAGACGGTTATTGTCAGCAAAAGTCCGCAGTTTTGTTGACTTTATGATGGCTGAATTTCCGTATCCAGATCGCGATCCCTGGTTGGCGGGGTAA
- the rimI gene encoding ribosomal protein S18-alanine N-acetyltransferase → MSIDDLEEVVEIENRVYSHPWTHGNFVDSIAHGYQCWTLRDANQELLGYFFMMYVVDEAHLLNISVHANYQGRGIGMQLLDKVALLAREHAMASVLLEVRPSNPRAIVIYQRFGFIEIGRRPSYYPAAGNQREDAIVMRLPL, encoded by the coding sequence ATGTCAATTGATGACTTGGAGGAAGTGGTCGAAATCGAAAATCGGGTGTATTCGCATCCATGGACGCATGGTAATTTTGTTGATTCCATCGCGCATGGTTATCAATGCTGGACACTACGCGATGCCAATCAAGAATTGCTTGGCTATTTTTTTATGATGTACGTTGTGGATGAAGCACATTTATTAAACATCAGTGTCCACGCCAATTATCAGGGGCGTGGTATTGGTATGCAGTTACTTGATAAGGTCGCGCTGCTGGCACGAGAACACGCTATGGCGTCAGTGCTTCTGGAAGTGCGACCATCCAATCCCCGCGCTATCGTCATTTATCAGCGCTTTGGTTTCATCGAGATTGGCCGGCGGCCATCGTATTATCCCGCTGCTGGTAATCAACGTGAAGACGCCATCGTCATGAGGTTGCCGTTATGA
- the tsaB gene encoding tRNA (adenosine(37)-N6)-threonylcarbamoyltransferase complex dimerization subunit type 1 TsaB has translation MPIILAIETSTELASAALLRDGQVFSRESAGVQTHSHTILPMVQSLLAEAGISLAQCDALAFGIGPGSFTGVRTACGIVQGLAFGAALPVLPIVTLAAMAQACQEAVGANEVLSILDARMGEVYWAQYRYTNDAWEIVVEPTLSAPAHVLPLDTLVLNTPSALLACGNGLSAYAELFAAAPFAANAQPGLMPHARQIARLGLKAFEQGLGLPAVEAQPLYLRNKVAFTTAERAAKVAV, from the coding sequence ATGCCGATTATTCTAGCCATCGAAACTTCAACCGAACTTGCCTCCGCTGCGCTACTGCGCGATGGTCAGGTATTTAGCCGTGAATCCGCCGGCGTTCAAACCCATTCCCACACCATTTTACCCATGGTACAAAGCCTGCTGGCTGAAGCCGGTATCAGCCTGGCGCAATGTGATGCGCTGGCATTCGGTATCGGCCCCGGTTCGTTTACCGGGGTTCGGACTGCTTGCGGTATTGTTCAGGGGCTGGCGTTTGGCGCTGCCCTGCCGGTATTGCCGATAGTCACTTTGGCCGCCATGGCGCAAGCTTGTCAGGAGGCAGTTGGTGCCAATGAAGTGCTGAGTATTCTGGATGCCCGCATGGGCGAGGTTTACTGGGCACAGTATCGCTATACCAATGATGCATGGGAGATTGTTGTTGAGCCAACGCTTTCCGCACCCGCACACGTATTACCGTTAGATACGTTGGTGCTAAATACGCCATCGGCACTACTGGCGTGTGGCAATGGATTGTCGGCTTACGCCGAACTGTTTGCTGCGGCCCCATTTGCCGCAAATGCACAGCCTGGACTCATGCCACATGCGCGGCAAATCGCACGGCTTGGTTTAAAGGCATTTGAACAAGGTCTAGGTCTGCCAGCGGTTGAGGCACAGCCGCTTTATCTTCGCAATAAAGTGGCTTTTACTACAGCAGAACGCGCTGCCAAGGTGGCAGTATGA
- a CDS encoding uracil-DNA glycosylase → MNTSTRRAIFLDECGVGPLWVRRHAEIVQLVTQPEVLIAEIANAPVGTIVALAPAILKAEFVDNVAIILTPALALPAAQAPGAQAEADDLMSAWEETSLPISTAPTTFDPLQQIPQNIATDSDTVLADIAGMDWRQLKAAVSECTRCGLCHGRAHTVFGVGDERAKWLFIGEGPGQSEDQVGEPFVGPAGKLLDNMLLAIGVKRGENAYIANIVKCRPTNDEGHDRSPSAEEIAACLPHLQRQIALIEPTVLVALGKTAALALLALDPSTLVASLRGTIHRYAGLPLVVTYHPAYLLRKPADKAKVWSDLCLATTCHAPVLE, encoded by the coding sequence ATGAATACCTCGACGCGGCGTGCTATTTTTCTTGACGAGTGCGGTGTCGGTCCTTTGTGGGTGCGACGTCACGCTGAGATTGTGCAACTGGTAACCCAGCCAGAGGTCTTGATAGCCGAGATTGCGAATGCTCCTGTTGGTACAATAGTTGCTCTGGCGCCTGCGATCCTAAAGGCGGAATTTGTTGATAATGTTGCTATAATATTAACTCCAGCGCTTGCGCTGCCAGCAGCGCAAGCGCCTGGTGCCCAAGCTGAAGCAGACGATTTAATGTCAGCCTGGGAAGAGACATCGTTGCCGATATCTACAGCGCCGACTACATTCGATCCATTGCAGCAAATTCCGCAGAATATTGCGACCGACTCCGACACGGTTCTAGCCGATATCGCTGGAATGGATTGGCGGCAACTTAAGGCTGCAGTGAGTGAATGCACCCGCTGCGGTTTGTGCCACGGTCGTGCGCATACGGTATTTGGTGTCGGTGACGAACGCGCCAAATGGCTATTCATTGGAGAGGGACCGGGTCAGTCCGAAGATCAAGTTGGCGAGCCATTTGTCGGCCCGGCTGGCAAATTGCTCGACAATATGCTTTTAGCGATAGGTGTCAAGCGCGGCGAGAATGCCTACATCGCTAATATCGTCAAATGTCGCCCTACCAATGATGAAGGTCATGACCGATCACCGTCAGCCGAAGAAATCGCCGCATGTCTGCCGCATCTCCAGCGGCAGATTGCGCTTATCGAGCCCACTGTTTTGGTCGCTTTAGGTAAAACAGCGGCGCTGGCACTGTTGGCATTAGATCCGTCAACGCTGGTCGCCTCATTGCGTGGGACGATACATCGTTATGCTGGATTGCCGTTGGTGGTGACTTATCATCCCGCCTATTTATTGCGTAAGCCAGCAGATAAAGCAAAAGTGTGGAGCGATTTGTGCCTCGCGACGACCTGTCATGCACCCGTTCTCGAATAG
- a CDS encoding thioredoxin domain-containing protein, giving the protein MPVLIIDNENRPQLAQILADDGWVVACLCAAWCGSCREYQINFTALAHRHPDTRFVWIDIEDQADLMDDLDVDDFPTLLIQRGQVVTFLGPVELDLRLAERIFLAQHKKSPADLAAEAHSTAERRHWQSNGNLVLRLQNAVAKKNLS; this is encoded by the coding sequence ATGCCTGTCCTGATTATTGATAACGAAAATCGCCCCCAACTTGCTCAGATTCTGGCTGATGACGGCTGGGTGGTCGCTTGCCTTTGCGCTGCATGGTGTGGGAGTTGTCGTGAATATCAAATAAACTTTACGGCATTGGCGCACCGCCACCCTGATACGCGATTTGTTTGGATTGATATTGAGGATCAAGCCGATCTTATGGATGATCTTGACGTGGATGATTTTCCGACATTGCTGATTCAGCGTGGTCAAGTCGTCACATTTCTTGGTCCCGTCGAACTCGACCTGCGGTTAGCTGAACGTATATTCTTGGCGCAACATAAAAAATCACCAGCCGATCTGGCCGCTGAAGCTCACAGCACCGCCGAACGACGTCATTGGCAAAGCAATGGCAATTTGGTATTACGGCTTCAAAACGCTGTTGCAAAAAAAAACCTCTCCTAA